Within Labrus bergylta chromosome 18, fLabBer1.1, whole genome shotgun sequence, the genomic segment CACAGCGCTCAGACTCTCCAGTCAAAAGTAAGCCACAAGAAATGCAGCTGAACGTGAAACGTCTCCAGTCCCTGAGAAAGTTCTGCATGCAGTATAATAAACCATTGTGAAATGTAGCTTCAGTGTCAGAGGTCTTCCAGGCTTTGTGGAGTTTTTTGTGTTGCGTAACCTAGAGGAAATTTTGCTTGTGCAACAAAGAGCACACCTTTTCTTTAACAGGCACTTGCATGAATTTAAAGATTAAGTCTTCCTTAAGCTTTCTTAAACACTGTTTTATGTGAGAGACCACAGGAAAGTCACAAAGCcacaattgtttttgttttgcaacaGTGTAAAAACATGACAGCTGATGAAACAGCCTTTGATCGGCTCTATGAAACTATACATTTCCCTTTTGTAAGAAAGTTGTTGACTGCTAAATTATTCTCTTTTTGTGCAAAAATTATTTGAATCCAGTTGCACGATTTCCAAGTCAGTATTTATATTTAAGCATCACAGCTGATTATTGGTGTCCCACATTGCCTTACAGCGTTACTGGAGTACAAGAGGCTCAGCGAgtgcttcacaaacacacagttaataGCTAGTCCACCTTGTACCCCCCATTATGCCTCTGTTACTACTTCGATAGTGGATGAGGGACAAATGACTGCACAACATCGTTCTGCCTCTGTGCTTTACACATTGCAGGACCTTTCCCCCTTGAACTGTCAGTATGTCTGTGCCAAGTGttagacttgtgtaaatcagtgaacttctagtgatgaaagataaaacagaaaattcaaagtacttggtcttttttgattctcagattttttgacattttcaaaatccaaaacataaaacaccaaccagaatttacatttttagacacttcaaatccatccttttctgaagattatttccttttcagTATCTTTGTATTCTGAAGCTCTTTATCCTGTTTTCTCCTCAGACTTGATGGGCTCAGACTCGGCAGTCCCGTCTCTTCATTCGGCCCTTCCCACCCCTTATCAGACGGCTTCATCGGCCCCAGCCCGGGCGCAGACTCACAGCGGCTCTACTGCGCGTTTGTGCCAGGGGCCTCTTCTTCGCCTTACCCTGCAATAACAACGGGCCCCCAGTGGACGATAGTGCGACCACAGGACATCGCCGGCGTTCGGCGGATACACACCTCCAGGAGAAGACTGGACGATTCCAAGGTGGAGAAGTCGCTGCAGGCgttaaaggagaagaagaagaagctagAGGAAGGGGGGCCTGTGTACAGCCCGACGCTGGATGCAGCGCCTGTGAGAAGGACGCTCAGGCAGTGGGTTAAAGATGAAATTAAGCACTACTATCACGGCTTCAGGCTGCTGTGGATTGATACCACTATCGCTGGGAGAATGCTGTGGAGGGTGCTGAACGGACACCCGCTGTCCCGCCGCGAGAGGAGACAGGTGAGGACTGCAGAGGGAAAGGGAGGCTTCCAATGGTTTTAGAAGGTTTTAATCTGGTGATTTTATCAAATTCAATTTACCCtggatttgacatttttttcaatgCAGTCTTGTGCAACCACTACCACACTGAAAACTGAAGACAAATATTCAAACTTTCAGAATATAAAGTTATTGAATGTGAGTTAAAAAGAGAAAGTCAATCTTAAAAGTGAAGATTACACATAATCACACGTGCACAAAACTCTTGAGCTGCAAGCGGCTGTATTTTTCACTCCGGCTTCACCCAGacattttcctgccagccccctgaATTATGCATGAAGTCGTGGTCAGctatgtgagaatgcagcagatAGTTTGCAAAGTTCACTGCATGCCAGCGGGTGGAGTGATGATGTGTGCATCTTACAGCAAGTTTTCCTGGATGTtttctgctgcgttctcacatcgcTCATCCCATCTCTACAGAAGGTTTTACAAGGAGCCCGGCAGGGAAAAAATTCCAGTATAAAGTCGGAGTGACAAATAAGGCTGTTTGCATTTCACACCTGCCGCTCATTCTGaaaatttcaggagttttgtgcatgtttgaagcACCATTTGTCATCAGTGATGATGCAGTTGCAAAGATTCTCTTAACCCAgcggttcccaaactttttctgtGAGCCCCCAGTCGGCAGATGACGGTATTTTCAAACCCCCATCACCATACACATCAACATGTAGCGACATACACGATACCTATTGTTTAAGAATTCATCTCAAATAGAATAGCAACTTCAGTTTGTGACAGCAAACTAAAAAGCAGCTTTTAAAGAGGCAGCAATTAAAAGTGAAACTGTAACATCAATTTGTGACATCTGGTGTAGTCTCATTTTTCAGCCCAGGATGTCCTCTTACACAATTCCCCTTGCTTTGCTAGCAGTGAAACTTGACTTAACAGTGACTTAACCCCTCCATCGAACTACGTTTACTTGTAGTAGAACAACTTAAAGTAGTTTTTGATGAACATGCATTGAAGCTAACATTTTTgaaagggaaggagggagggaggcggggctaatttcttattttctgaTCATGTTTGGCATCCGACAGTATTCTGCCAGAAATTCCTGGGCCACAATTAGAATTGTTGTTGCACGTTTATTGTAACTCATCCTGCTATTCCTTCTAGAAATTATTGGGAATGGTTTTTATCTTTTAGCATGACAACAATCCCAAACGCACCGCTAATGCAGTGACATCATATCTGGAGATATAAAATCAGCTGATATAACACTGATAGTCATAAAATGGCCTCAACTGGAGTCCAGCCTTAAATATTATAGAAGCATAGAAATAATTATATTTCCTGTattttctgttctttatctTAAGAGACTTAGTAATACATGTTGATAATCCAACTTGAACttatgcaaaaacaacaaagctagTGGACTCTTAAGACTTTTACACAGATCTGTGCATGTgattgttgttgctctgttttcGCAGAGGTCATCCTCAGGTTTTCAGAATTATGGTAAACTGAACCTGGTTTTTAAACGTTGATGCGAAACCTTGAATCTTTAAGCCAACGTTCCCAGTTACAGAAAgttatttaagttatttttccAGTGTTACTGAAGTCTCACAGAGCAGATAACCAGCGTGAGTTCAGAAGATTACTGATGACTTGGCTCACTTAACGACCAACAACGCAGACATCTTGTTCTGCCGTGTGTAATCCACAGCTTCCCCAGCCTAATGGGATCAATTAAAGAAACTGGCTGCACGCTGAGTTTTACACTGAGCAGATTGGGCTTCTTGACCAAAGCTCTTTAAGGAGAAGCTTTATGTGATGCCTCTTTGATTAACTCTAATGCCAGCCAGTGTTTACACTTAGCCAAAAGTTTCTCATCATTGTGACTGAGGTGAGGACGACtgctcacagcgggagactatctcCTGAGGTGAGATGTGACTTAGGCTTAATTGGAAATAAAAGTAgacattcattgttttttaattgtttttgcgTGCAGCGAGGtgataaaatgtgttaaaaggTCAGGCTCTTCCTTTACTGTGATATGATTAGCTTCTCGTTCTGAATCCGCCCGCCGTGTGACATTAAGACCGGATCGAGCATTCGGTCATGTAACACAGGTCTGGCAAACAGCAAAGTGTCATTTCAGGGAAGGTGACCTCGTCACTTcaggacacactcacacacttggTATCCGGCGTTAATAGTACAGGAAAGTACGGACATAGTGGCCATGATTGGCTTGCTTTGATGATCCAATTAATGAGTGAaataatgtatttgtttgtggGTAACTTGGCCTCCACTGCCCCCGTTTTAGCATCTTTTTGTGTACATAACAATAGAATGGATTCGCTTTTTTAACACCTAAATTGACATCAAAACAAATCATTCACTTTGATTAATCGTTGTTTGTCTCTAGGGAGGACGGGGTGGGGGGGAATCAGCTCTCTCTAAAGTTTTGATTTTGGACTTCAGTACCCATTTGAgtgtcagagttacagattCATTCTTTAAGTACACTCGTACATGAAAATGTACCCTGTCCAGTTTTCAGTAATTCTTAATGTAGAGTTAAAATGCTTGCTTTGACATTACAGAACTTATTTGATAAAGTTCATCCAGCGACAAGATGATTTTATGTTAATTCTTTCTCAGTTAAAAACTATTAGAAGTGGACTCACAGCATCCATGTTTCTATGACAACGTAGTTGAGACATTAAAGTTAAATGTACTCATCCTAAAGAGGTTTGTCCCaggttacattttaaaagcaacacacacacacacacacacacacacacacacacacatcagtgttGTTGAGCTGCTGGTCAGTGCTGATGATGACCAGCGTTTCCCCCCTTCATTAAATTCACACCACAGACCCATCTGCATCTTTTCACATGCAGCTGACTCCCTCTGAGCGCCATCTACACTCCATTCATCTAACCTGGACTGGTTTTTTGCCTCCTTAATCTCCTCCTTTCatattcacttaaaaaaaactcaggcCTCCATTAAAGGCCATTTTaatctgtccccccccccccccctcctccctccttttgATGTGGGACTCTGGGAGATGATATACATGTCAATGGGACCGTGGACAAAGGCCTTTTCACTCATGCTGGCCTTAATCCTTCACCCTCCTTTTCCGCTGACATGCAGGTGGACAGGGGCGGAGAAAGAAGGACTCGTGTTCTGGCCTTCTCTCCTCAGGGGTTTGCTTCTGTAGATGCCCGGGTTTGGGATTGTGTCCCAGGACAGTCAGTAAGCCACAGTTGGACAGCTGTACAATAAAGTAGCCCACTGCTGGCCTGGTTCCTCTCTAATCTCTGAGGATTGTTCAGGTCTGTGTGCCGAACAAATGTGCTTCCTGTAGGCTCAAGGGGACAGTTTCTGAGCCTTGTGAGGCAGAATGTTCACCGTTCACTCGGCGCCTCAATGCAAAATAAAGCACCAATGAATTAGGAGGTTTCTGTTGCCGTGGAGATGTATAGGCCCGGGGTTAAAAGTGCTGACTGCTGGAACTGTTATTAGAGGGATTGAGCAGGCCGATTGTACAGCGGGACAAAGAGGATGAGGTAAACACACTCCTGGCTTTATGTGTCACTGTTGCCCTCTGGTGGCCACATGCAGAAAATGCAGCCTGCTGAAATGAAGGTTAATCGAAGGCCACATGACCTAGGACtagattacatttatttaatacgTTTGAACTATTTTTaactcagtttttatttcagtttcttttcaggctttttgggccttttttggCACCACCAGCCGCATTTTAAACAATCTCCACATTTCTCAAAGAagcacacatttgtttttaagtttgcaTTTTTATCTGTTATTAAACAAGTCGATTCTAATTCAGTTTTGTCTCTCCAGTTCCTCCGAACGTGTGCAGACGTCTTCAGACTCCTCCCCTTCCTCGTGTTCATCATCGTTCCCTTCATGGAGTTCCTGCTTCCCGTGGCTCTGAAACTCTTTCCCAACATGCTGCCGTCCACATTCGAGACGCAGTCCAAGAAGGTAATCAAAACACTGACGCTGCATGACACGGACAAGATGCATCAAATCAGtataagcttttattttgaaagctgcTGTAGGTGCACTTAAAGACACATTAGCACAACGAAGGCTCCAACACAACGCACATCCTTTGTAGAGTACATCATGCTGGTTGCAGATTCACAAATATAATACGATATTATAATTTAAAACAATGCTGCAAGAATATAACTGAcagaagattatcctgctgtaTAGTTGAActtcaaacaacatttaaacatcttttgaaaacaggaagtgaatcaaaatgttgtttattttggtcATTATGCAGAATAGTTTTCACCACTGTGAATTTGTTTTCAGGAGGAGAGGTTGAAAACGGAGCTGAGGGTCAAACTGGAGATGGCCAAGTTCTTGCAGGACACCATCGAGGAGATCGCTCTGCGGAACAAAGCCGCCCAGGGAAACGTGACGGAGGAGTTCTCCACCTTTTTTCAGAAGGTTGGTGTCTCACTGAGAAAAGTGGGCCTTTCTCAAACATCTATCTGCAACttcttcatacacacacactccgtttgcagattaaaaaaatagtaGTAATATCATTCAGAGGTTAAAATCAACAACTTTATATTATATTCAGGGTATAATTTGGTCTTGAAAACGGTTTATTTGACTGAGAGAGACTCACAAAAATTAATCATCTATGAAATATGAAGCCTTTTTCTCTCATACTGTGGAGAGATTTTCATGAGTCTGCTTAATGAAGACAACTTGTTACTTGAGCGACCCCAAACCACGGGAACTTTAAACTCCTGCTTCCgtggaaatgtatttattcccTCCAGCTTAGAGGAACGTACTTCATTCACCATGCCAGACTGGAGTGTGATTGTGGAGGGACAGGTTTCAGAAAGGCCCTATGACTCATGAGATGTTTAGAAATGTTCTCACTACTGCCCTCTGGTGGTAAAAACAGAGGCTTGTCTCCTGTAGTACTGGTTGTTGAAATTTTTGgtaataaatgttaaaattgaCATTTGAAATGTGATACCAGGAACTTTATTTTCCACATTATCAAGTAAAGCTGCAACCTGTTGAGAAAAATGCTTTTACATTTCCTTTCAGTGTGAAAAAACATGTTGGAATTTGAAACAAGTGCTCTCAGTTTGAGACATCTTTCCTCATGATTTGGAAAGCAGACACTTTTTCCTGCGCTAGATTTTAGCCGACCTTCATCCCTCAGAGAAATCAAACCAtgactcttttcttctttgcagATCCGGGACTCCGGGGAGCGTCCAAGTAACGAGCAGATCATAAAGTTCTCCAAACTGTTTGAGGACGAGCTGACGTTGGACAACCTGACCCGACCTCAGCTGGTGGCTCTCTGCCGTCTCCTGGAGCTCCAGTCCATCGGGACCAACAACTTCCTCCGCTTCCAGCTCATCATGAAGCTGAGGGCGATCCGAGCGGATGACAAGGTGGGAATAAAAACGATGTTACACTTTTATTCAAACTAAAATCAAATGTTGGGCAGAGAGAGTAGAGTTTTTAACACATTCATTATGACAGTGAGCCTATAATTCAGTCCTTTGCATGTTCTCTGTTTTTCCAGCTGATTGCAGAAGAAGGGGTGGTGAGTCTGAACGTGAACGAGGTGCAGGCCGCCTGTCGTGTCAGAGGGATGAGATCTCTCGGAGTCACAGAAGAACGACTGAGAGAGCAACTCAGCCAGGTAACAACCACGACACCAAGGGAGGATATTTTTAAGGATTGAACTCTTTGTGCACACTCTAAAACATTTCAGGAGATGTGttattgtcttgtgtttgtCCATGTAAGATCATATATTCGTCTAAACCTGCGTTATATTATGGTTGTCTTCTTGTAGTGGCTGGAGCTGCATCTGAACCAGCAGATCCCCAcgtccctgctgctgctgtcccgAGCCATGTACCTCCCCGACACGCTTTCCCCCGCCGACCAGCTGAAGACGACTCTGCAGACGCTGCCCGAGATGGTGGTATGTTAAGAGTCTGGAGCTTCCTTTGAAACGACGGTGAAAGGGGATCACATAACTGATCAaaaagaaggggaaataaatgtacctttgttttggtctgtcCATTTCAATAAAGATATGGATGATTAGTTAGAAAGTAGAAAAGCTTGCGCTGCatggtttagtttagtttggTGGTTATTTGTCTCTAAATTCACATATTTGTGGTACTCACTCTTCTTCTCCAGACGAAGGAGGCACAGTTGAAGGTGGCAGAGATGGAGCTCTCCCAAGTGGACAATAAGACGAAGGTGGAGACGATGCTGCTGGAGGAAGAGGCCATACGCCAGGACAACAAGGACAGGGAGATGGAGAGGCTGGCGGATGCTGCCGAGAAAGCTGCCAGGGTAACGACTCTTTATGATGAAGATTTTAGGTTCAGGATACTTTGTTTGGACctgaagatttgttttttggagACAGATGATGACATCCATTATGACACACTATtacaaaaacatcacatcaaGCCTGGCTCaaactgcaggagttttaaaatcctGCCTTTAtaccactcactcactcactcattgGTTCCTGCAGCCTTGAGTCAACCCCGCAATTGTCAGGAAGGAGGAATTGGACCTCAAAcaattgaatttccctctgggattagtaaagtatttctgattctgaaattgGCAGTGTGAGCCAGAACAAACTATTTAAAACATACCAAAAACATTAGAAAATccttaaaaatgataaaagtgcTCAAGGTTTCAACGgtcagataagataagataatcctttatttatcccacaacggggaaatttacattgttacagcagcaaagaacaaagattgcaaacaaaaagtgaacacagtacaactgaaataaaaatagaaaaattaagaatgtacaaaaggGCATGtaagagaaataaataacaatCAATAAAAtcccttaaataaaaaaaaaattcttgaatTAAGCCAGAGTCAAAGCAAGTTTTGgaccaaaacaaataaatatgtgCAGATATCGCGAGGTGAGAAATGAAAGCTTTTCATTCTTTCTGCTCTGTAAAATGgtgttttggttttaaacaTCCTAAAATGATATGCAAACAATGTCCGTTGAATCTTTGTTGTTCTGTAGTTATTTGTCTGATTGAGCGTTTCGTTGCTCTGTGCAGGAGGGAGAGCTGGAACATGAAGCCGAGCGGGCTAAAGCTGTCGATGCTTCAGAGACTCTGAAGGATACGGCCCCCGTCATAGAAGGACTGAAGGTAAAGTCTGTGAGCATGGAGTCAGAGAGAACATTAAATaatatttgatgtatttatttgatataAAGATGTGGTTGTATATTTGAATGTGGTCAAACAGTGGatcatttttcttcctttagcCTGACAAACTCGTCCAGCGTGAAacattgattttgattttgcaTACTGTACTTTATGTCCAGGACTGTGATTCATGTATTAACCTGTTGCATCCTTCTCATGTGGTCACTTCTGTATCACACAGTTTGAACAGTGGCAGTCATTCCTGCGCTTCCAGGTTAGGTTTAAACGATGTCTCCTCCCTAATGACCCTCACATCCCCACCGGTGGTTAATCCCTGCACGCACAGCATCTGCTCTTTCTCCGAGCGGACCCCAGATGACGGTTAAACAGCAACTTGCATCTTATTCTGGCATTTGATTAAACTATTTCAGTCTGCCTGCCTTTTGATCTCTGGCCCAGAAGGAGCGAGAGGGTAATCCCAAAAGTACAGGAAATAACCTCTAAATGTACATTTGAGTGGCTGTGATGAGATGGATGTTGACATCGGCCTGCAGCGGGGAAGAAAATGAAGCGAGGGCAAACCACTACAGCTCGTATTTAGCTTTGTGTGTTCTTAAGCAGGAGGAAAAGCAGACAGGCAATCATTGCAAACACTGGAATCAAATAATATTTCCTTTTGACTAGACACAAATGTGGTTGTCTTGGTCAACATTTCCAAGTTGTTCTTAGCTGATTAAAGAAAATCCCACTAACTCAGTTAAAAGAAATGCCAAATATAACGTGCAAATTCTGCTTGGCCCGCATCTATATGaacctctccttctcttttcctCGTGGATCCTTCCAGGCTGTGTCACTGAGCGAGATGAACCCTCCCCTCTTTATCTAACAGTCCTTACAGCGCCGCAGAGTTCTCCTCCTCATGTGgttatgtgtgtatttaaggGTTATGGCAAGTATCCCTGTGTCCTCTAGCTCTTCCCTCAATTAcccctttttgtgttttttcggGTTGTCTCTGATGTGGGTTTTATATAAAATGCACATGTGGTATTGGTTAAACGATTGATCTTTTGACCTACTTTTAATACACtgactttcattcatttaagagggaaaatgttgaactttaaCTGCTGTTTTTTAGTTGttctttaaaggggacatattatgaaaaatccacttctacagtgtttctgaacatatatttgggtaacctgagtgtctactgacccacaaaatgtgaaataaatccatccagtcctttgtttgtggtctgcacaagtcttacaacacagagacaaatgctccgtttcaaatgtgctctccttgtgatgtcacagtgggattctggtaaaaaaaggggactgtttgaaaagctggagaagggggataatatgtcctctttaactaAAAGAGCAAGTTGAAGGTCCTTTGCTTCATACGacttatttaatgttttttaaaatgcctGTATTTAACAGAAGGTTTTTTTACAAAAGTAGTTGATGTATTTCATGTCATTTCAATTTGATTCAATCGTATGTTTGTGTTCCAGGGCGAGGAGATCACCAAAGAAGAGATTGACCTGTTGAGCGACGCGTGCACGAAGCTGAAGGAGCAGAAGAAGCTGCTGACGCTGGAGAAGGAGGAGCTGGAAGAACTGAAGGACGACGTCCAGGAGTACAACGAGGTGTCTGTCGTAGATCTGTCATTTATTGTTGTATTAATGCCATTCAAATCACAGGTTTGTTAAGAGTctgtgttaaatacttgattGTGATTGGCCAAGTCTGCTGTCCATAAATAGCACACTGTTGTCAAGAAGTGTTCCTATGAAGAGCCGTAGGTTTGTTAGGGATGCAGCTTTAATCACAGACTCTGAATATTTCAGAGTAAGTCATGTATGCATGGAGCAATGTTGGCTGAGTGGTTAGGGcgtgtgcagaggctgtagtacTCCAAGCGggaggcccaggttcaaatccgacctgtggctccttcccccgCTGTCTCTGTCCCTAATTTCCGACTTTATCCGCTGTCccatctctccaataaaggcccaaaaagtaaatctttaaaTCGTGCATGCATGTGGTTTTCCAGGATCTGGAAGAGATAAAGAAGGAGCTTTCTAAGACTGGCCAGGAGAAGGAGGTAAAGGAGTCGAAGGCGAGCCAGCGTTTGACTAAGAGAGTGAACCGAATGATCGGTCGCATCGACAAGATAATCCTGGAGCTGGAGAAGGACAAGGTCATCCTGGACGGACAGATGGACAGCGGAAACTCTCCACCTGTGGGGTAAGAGTTGGATGTGTTGttctttctgctgctgtttgtgattGTTCATAACGTTGGGTTTAATTTCATGATGCTATGTAGTGTAGCTGCAGAGTAGCAACGTGGCCGTGGGCAAGTTTGTAGCGCGTTTAGCTTAGCTTCGTCGCCACtcgttctttgccgtctgcttggtttgtcagggccttaagtgtggacaagagaaaataaattagCATATTTCAAGAATAGTTGAAGAATGCTGTGCTGGCTTTTCATGGCTTTGCTTCATGTTTCAAGcgttgtgtgtttctgtcaaaCATCAAGCTTCTGAAAGTGAATGGTACAAAGGCAACTTTTTTACGCAGagaatgagagaaagaaagtatGAAGTCTCCTAAAATGTTGACTTTGCATCATTTTCTTT encodes:
- the letm1 gene encoding mitochondrial proton/calcium exchanger protein isoform X6 — its product is MALILFTRSRAPLMKTSRSLKNEFRKGKLQDGACFNCTALRLSSQKLDGLRLGSPVSSFGPSHPLSDGFIGPSPGADSQRLYCAFVPGASSSPYPAITTGPQWTIVRPQDIAGVRRIHTSRRRLDDSKVEKSLQALKEKKKKLEEGGPVYSPTLDAAPVRRTLRQWVKDEIKHYYHGFRLLWIDTTIAGRMLWRVLNGHPLSRRERRQFLRTCADVFRLLPFLVFIIVPFMEFLLPVALKLFPNMLPSTFETQSKKEERLKTELRVKLEMAKFLQDTIEEIALRNKAAQGNVTEEFSTFFQKIRDSGERPSNEQIIKFSKLFEDELTLDNLTRPQLVALCRLLELQSIGTNNFLRFQLIMKLRAIRADDKLIAEEGVVSLNVNEVQAACRVRGMRSLGVTEERLREQLSQWLELHLNQQIPTSLLLLSRAMYLPDTLSPADQLKTTLQTLPEMVTKEAQLKVAEMELSQVDNKTKVETMLLEEEAIRQDNKDREMERLADAAEKAAREGELEHEAERAKAVDASETLKDTAPVIEGLKGEEITKEEIDLLSDACTKLKEQKKLLTLEKEELEELKDDVQEYNEDLEEIKKELSKTGQEKEVKESKASQRLTKRVNRMIGRIDKIILELEKDKVILDGQMDSGNSPPVGENLISIDELIGVMRQIQNIPEHKLQSIAEALDDNKDGKIDIDDVIKVVELIDKEDIDISTTQVADIMVMLQKEEKLIEKGKAKEKAEKEQAATLNN
- the letm1 gene encoding mitochondrial proton/calcium exchanger protein isoform X2 — translated: MALILFTRSRAPLMKTSRSLKNEFRKGKLQDGACFNCTALRLSSQKLDGLRLGSPVSSFGPSHPLSDGFIGPSPGADSQRLYCAFVPGASSSPYPAITTGPQWTIVRPQDIAGVRRIHTSRRRLDDSKVEKSLQALKEKKKKLEEGGPVYSPTLDAAPVRRTLRQWVKDEIKHYYHGFRLLWIDTTIAGRMLWRVLNGHPLSRRERRQFLRTCADVFRLLPFLVFIIVPFMEFLLPVALKLFPNMLPSTFETQSKKEERLKTELRVKLEMAKFLQDTIEEIALRNKAAQGNVTEEFSTFFQKIRDSGERPSNEQIIKFSKLFEDELTLDNLTRPQLVALCRLLELQSIGTNNFLRFQLIMKLRAIRADDKLIAEEGVVSLNVNEVQAACRVRGMRSLGVTEERLREQLSQWLELHLNQQIPTSLLLLSRAMYLPDTLSPADQLKTTLQTLPEMVTKEAQLKVAEMELSQVDNKTKVETMLLEEEAIRQDNKDREMERLADAAEKAAREGELEHEAERAKAVDASETLKDTAPVIEGLKFEQWQSFLRFQGEEITKEEIDLLSDACTKLKEQKKLLTLEKEELEELKDDVQEYNEDLEEIKKELSKTGQEKEVKESKASQRLTKRVNRMIGRIDKIILELEKDKVILDGQMDSGNSPPVGLFFTKRSDATRENLISIDELIGVMRQIQNIPEHKLQSIAEALDDNKDGKIDIDDVIKVVELIDKEDIDISTTQVADIMVMLQKEEKLIEKGKAKEKAEKEQAATLNN
- the letm1 gene encoding mitochondrial proton/calcium exchanger protein isoform X1, giving the protein MALILFTRSRAPLMKTSRSLKNEFRKGKLQDGACFNCTALRLSSQKLDGLRLGSPVSSFGPSHPLSDGFIGPSPGADSQRLYCAFVPGASSSPYPAITTGPQWTIVRPQDIAGVRRIHTSRRRLDDSKVEKSLQALKEKKKKLEEGGPVYSPTLDAAPVRRTLRQWVKDEIKHYYHGFRLLWIDTTIAGRMLWRVLNGHPLSRRERRQFLRTCADVFRLLPFLVFIIVPFMEFLLPVALKLFPNMLPSTFETQSKKEERLKTELRVKLEMAKFLQDTIEEIALRNKAAQGNVTEEFSTFFQKIRDSGERPSNEQIIKFSKLFEDELTLDNLTRPQLVALCRLLELQSIGTNNFLRFQLIMKLRAIRADDKLIAEEGVVSLNVNEVQAACRVRGMRSLGVTEERLREQLSQWLELHLNQQIPTSLLLLSRAMYLPDTLSPADQLKTTLQTLPEMVTKEAQLKVAEMELSQVDNKTKVETMLLEEEAIRQDNKDREMERLADAAEKAAREGELEHEAERAKAVDASETLKDTAPVIEGLKFEQWQSFLRFQGEEITKEEIDLLSDACTKLKEQKKLLTLEKEELEELKDDVQEYNEDLEEIKKELSKTGQEKEVKESKASQRLTKRVNRMIGRIDKIILELEKDKVILDGQMDSGNSPPVGLFFTKRSDATSLFYTFRENLISIDELIGVMRQIQNIPEHKLQSIAEALDDNKDGKIDIDDVIKVVELIDKEDIDISTTQVADIMVMLQKEEKLIEKGKAKEKAEKEQAATLNN
- the letm1 gene encoding mitochondrial proton/calcium exchanger protein isoform X4 — protein: MALILFTRSRAPLMKTSRSLKNEFRKGKLQDGACFNCTALRLSSQKLDGLRLGSPVSSFGPSHPLSDGFIGPSPGADSQRLYCAFVPGASSSPYPAITTGPQWTIVRPQDIAGVRRIHTSRRRLDDSKVEKSLQALKEKKKKLEEGGPVYSPTLDAAPVRRTLRQWVKDEIKHYYHGFRLLWIDTTIAGRMLWRVLNGHPLSRRERRQFLRTCADVFRLLPFLVFIIVPFMEFLLPVALKLFPNMLPSTFETQSKKEERLKTELRVKLEMAKFLQDTIEEIALRNKAAQGNVTEEFSTFFQKIRDSGERPSNEQIIKFSKLFEDELTLDNLTRPQLVALCRLLELQSIGTNNFLRFQLIMKLRAIRADDKLIAEEGVVSLNVNEVQAACRVRGMRSLGVTEERLREQLSQWLELHLNQQIPTSLLLLSRAMYLPDTLSPADQLKTTLQTLPEMVTKEAQLKVAEMELSQVDNKTKVETMLLEEEAIRQDNKDREMERLADAAEKAAREGELEHEAERAKAVDASETLKDTAPVIEGLKFEQWQSFLRFQGEEITKEEIDLLSDACTKLKEQKKLLTLEKEELEELKDDVQEYNEDLEEIKKELSKTGQEKEVKESKASQRLTKRVNRMIGRIDKIILELEKDKVILDGQMDSGNSPPVGLFYTFRENLISIDELIGVMRQIQNIPEHKLQSIAEALDDNKDGKIDIDDVIKVVELIDKEDIDISTTQVADIMVMLQKEEKLIEKGKAKEKAEKEQAATLNN
- the letm1 gene encoding mitochondrial proton/calcium exchanger protein isoform X5; the encoded protein is MALILFTRSRAPLMKTSRSLKNEFRKGKLQDGACFNCTALRLSSQKLDGLRLGSPVSSFGPSHPLSDGFIGPSPGADSQRLYCAFVPGASSSPYPAITTGPQWTIVRPQDIAGVRRIHTSRRRLDDSKVEKSLQALKEKKKKLEEGGPVYSPTLDAAPVRRTLRQWVKDEIKHYYHGFRLLWIDTTIAGRMLWRVLNGHPLSRRERRQFLRTCADVFRLLPFLVFIIVPFMEFLLPVALKLFPNMLPSTFETQSKKEERLKTELRVKLEMAKFLQDTIEEIALRNKAAQGNVTEEFSTFFQKIRDSGERPSNEQIIKFSKLFEDELTLDNLTRPQLVALCRLLELQSIGTNNFLRFQLIMKLRAIRADDKLIAEEGVVSLNVNEVQAACRVRGMRSLGVTEERLREQLSQWLELHLNQQIPTSLLLLSRAMYLPDTLSPADQLKTTLQTLPEMVTKEAQLKVAEMELSQVDNKTKVETMLLEEEAIRQDNKDREMERLADAAEKAAREGELEHEAERAKAVDASETLKDTAPVIEGLKFEQWQSFLRFQGEEITKEEIDLLSDACTKLKEQKKLLTLEKEELEELKDDVQEYNEDLEEIKKELSKTGQEKEVKESKASQRLTKRVNRMIGRIDKIILELEKDKVILDGQMDSGNSPPVGENLISIDELIGVMRQIQNIPEHKLQSIAEALDDNKDGKIDIDDVIKVVELIDKEDIDISTTQVADIMVMLQKEEKLIEKGKAKEKAEKEQAATLNN